The DNA window ActtaaacaaattattacagatttgcccttttttttcttctactaAGCTAGATCACTTTCTAATCATAAATTTTGGCTCACTACCTAAAATTGGATCAAAATTTCATCTGTGAGATATATGTgcggttttggttttttttttttttttgccattaaTAGTTTGAGGAAATGCTTATGTGCTGAACAACATGAACTTCCTTCAAATGGTGGTTGGTTGCTTAATTACGTTCTAGCAGCAGTGTCCTCGATGTGTTTGTTCAAATACTTCGAGAGAGTGGGGCACAAGGGTGAAGGGAGCAGCAAGTGCTGCCATGGTCAGTTGGTCATCAACATCCCACTGGTGGCATAATGGCTCAGTGCTAGCTATGAGAGAGTGAGGGCAGCAGCAAGCGCTCAACGTTCTGCTGGTCCGCGTAGGGTGATCATATCTTCATTTGATTGGTTTTCCTTAAAATGCTAAGCAGAATACAGTTTTTTGGTTTTTATCAATTTGGTTAATTATTTTACATGATAATATTTTCATGTTCAGTCATCAACTTATGGTTGTTGCAGCCCTGACAGAGTGGCTGGGCAGACACTGGTGGCTCTTGTGTAAAATAAGAGCAGGTCAACCGATCATTTTTCTGAATAGATAAATTAGACGAAGCAGCAGAGCCTCACAGGTATGCAGCAAATAACCAGATTTTTTTCCTCAAcaacacatgatttttcattaagACTTAAAGCCTACTTGGTCTCAGAATGGGATTGTATATTTCTTTACTTGGTTTCAGAATGCACTGAAATGTTTCTCTTTTTTCGTTTAACTATATTAGGAACACATATTATTTATTCGACAATGGTATTAGTTACATActgtattttcaaattttgaagaACTAAAGAGGTTGACTGACTAAAATGCTTTGCATGAACAATATTATGACCTTTAGGCCTTAAGCTCAAAGTTGTCTTGTTTGTCCAGGGACTCAAACTTTTGAGATGTGTATATTggcatgaagaaaaaaaaatacaaatatatgaAGCCTTTGACTTGTTGAGTTGTATGTGTTAGTTGCTGGCCATGCAGAGCTGGCATTGTAAGGAAATGAGGGTGTTGAGGCAATTGTCAAGCACCAAACTTCTTCCACAACAACCCTATCTTCCATGGAAACCATTCTGTTATTTGTTTTGCTATGGAAATGAGAACCATTGTGTAGAATTTTGTAAACAACTTTAACCATTGCTTCTCAGCATGCAAATGTAGATCCATTCCTTTCCAAAAGGATTAGGTaccatttattttttacatatatgaTTAGAATTGTCTATAAGCATTAAGAATGAGAAGCAGATGAAACTATAGACAAATTTTCCAAAGTAGTGCATGATAAATATGAAGTGTATCAATATGCGATCCTTTATGTGCCATTCCATTCATTAATTCTATTATATGTGGTACTAGCATATGAATACTATAAAGATGtgaaaattataaatatgtgacataattattattagttcTATATTAAGGTTTTTGTTACATCCAATTTACACTCAATGATTATTTAACATCATTTCACTCGGTGTGATTTTtccccgttacaacgcacgggcacccTACTAGTACTTGAAGAAACAAAGGAGAGCgggaaaaaaagttggaaaaagAATATAAAGAGACCATAGGGCCACGGCCCAACAAGAGGCCCAGGACGCGAGGGTTTTtatccctctccgccgccggagtccggcgagagaaggaaaagaactcgccgtcgccgaccgccggcgaggtggccggCGTCCCCTCGAGCGggctctctcctcttctccccggcgacggcgcccgccTCTTCTTGGCTCTTCCGCCACCCTCAGCACCGGCCACTGGTTCGTGGTTCCTTGGAGGTATATATACGCATATATGTCTCGTCTCTGCGCCTCTACCCTGATCTTCTCAGTTCTTGTTTGGGAACTCGAGAATCGAGATGACCGAGGAAGAAGCCAGTGCATTCTGAAatggaccaaaaaaaaaaaacacccactAATCTTTGGTTCAGTTGCATATGGTGGCTTTACTTGGGCGCTTCCAAATATGCTAATCAAGGGGATTcttgttgcaattttttttgtaggCTTCTGTTAAACCTAGTCTGCTTTGTTTCTAAAACCTTGGATTCCTCAATTGACTCATCAATTACAGTTTATTTTCCCAAATATATCAGTTCCAGGTTTTAGCTTGTATAAATGTAGATGCATTTTATTAGTTGATTTGTGGAATGCTTATTTCTTACTCTGAACAAGAAATTCCAAGATTTCAATTCGTTTAGCTGTAAATCGTTTCTTTTTCAATTGGTGTTGTAAATCATACATAGTTTGTTAGACTAATTCGGTTCTAGGTTTGAAAAGTTCCTCTATGTTAACTGATTTTTAGAGTTTCTACCTTAGTTAATCGTTTTGTGGATGAATAAATAGGTTACTTCTTTAAATCGAATCGTGAAGCGCAAACATGTACAGCAAaatgaaaataagttttaaattCCGTTAGTATAAATACGTTATGTGAATTTTccatcatgtattcatgtggTTCATTATGATTTCAATAATTTTAATCCAGGGATCTGTATACCTGCTACACCTTGAAATACCTACTAGCTAGCAGTGCTGTATTTCTCAATGGAACATCTCTCCGAGGAACTGATCATAGAGATTCTCAAGAGGATTACAAGGACAAGTGATCTGAATTCTCTTTCCCTGGTGTCGAAGCAGCTCTACTCCATCGATGCAGAGCAAAGGGCTACTATTCGCCTTGATTGTGGACTTGCAACAGAGGCTTTCCCAGCGCTTTGTTCCCGGTTTCCCAATTTGCTCAAAGTAGAGATTGATTACTCTGGATGGACATCTGGTAATGGGAGTCAGATCGACAACCAatgtctcctttttttttcatcttgctGTACCTTGCTCAATGATCTCACCTTAAGCTTCTGCTCAAACATCAGTGATCCTGGTATCGCTTGCTTAACTTACTGCAAGAAGTTGATGTCTCTAAGGCTGAACTCCATACCAGAATTAACTTCAAGTGGGCTTCTCTTGTTAGCTGTTGGTTGCAAGGCTCTATCTTCTGTCTACCTTAACGATTGCAAGGGAATTGCTGGCAGCACCGAGTGGTTGGAGCATCTTGGCGCTAACGGATCATTGGAAGAACTTGCAGTGAAGAATTGCAAAGGAATAGGGCAGTATCACTTTTTAAAGTTTGGCTCAGGATGGATGAAGCTTCAGAAATTTGAGTATGAAAACGAGCAAGGCTTTTGGAGTTTTTTCCACCGAGATCGGGACCCATCATACAAGGCTGATACTTATAGGTATGATCTGTTGTGCGAGAGTTTGAAGGATTTGAGGTTGGCGCATCTTGTAACAGAGCCAGAAGGCCCAGAAATCGGACTTCGTTTTCTGTTGGGCAAGTGCAAGGCGTTAGAGAGGCTGTGCCTGGAGTATGTCAGTGGTCTTATTGacaaggaataagtttactttgactcccttaaatgtGACCCGAATATAATTCATaaccctaaaccgcaaaaccagatatcttgacccctaaactgttaaaaccggtgtaatttggctccctcagcggttttggagggtggttttgctgacgtggcgcctatgtaGCGATATTGATTGAGTCTTTGTTCCACGTAGCGTTGACGTGGCAATTacatggcattagaattaaaaaaatgcgtgggacccattagtcattcacacaataAAAAATTGGGCccactgacatatgggaccTCCAtgtctccttccttcttcctcctacctctctcccttctctctctcccccaatgCGCTGCAGCGCCTCGCCGCATCCGTGCTCGTTGTCGGCGCCAGCCTCGCCGCACCGCCCGCCAGCTGCTCCACTTCGGCATCCGCGTGCTCATCCTAGAGGGTCGCGCCCGCCCAGGCGGCCACGTCTACACCACTCATCTCGGCGGGGGTCAGGCCGCCGTAGAGCTCGGCGGCAGCGTCATCACCGGCATCCACGCCAATCCGCTCGGCGTGCTCGCCCAGCAGCTCGGGATTCCTCTCCACAAGGTGCGCGACAGGTGCCCACTGTACCACCACGACGACCGCACCGTGGTGATGAAGCTGAACAGGGGCATGGATCTGGTGTTTAACACACTTCTAGAACACGCCGAGGAGAGGGGGGTTCTGGACTGGCATTTGGCTAACCTGGAATTCTCCAATGCCGGTTGCCTATCGGAGCTCTCGCTCGCTCCCTGGGACCAAGATGACCATTGCTTCCTAGCCGGAAGGAATGCGAGGTGTTTCTGCACTGCTCCACTTGGAGCGCTCAAGAGCAGGAGCATCATGCTTGAACCGGAGTTGCTAGAGAGGAAGCTTGAAGCAATCCAGAGGTTGGGGTTTGGGTTGTTGAACAAAGTTGCTATGGTGTTCCTACCACCGgcagaaggggaagaagaaggggagagaagagagagagaggaaggaggaagaacgAAGGAGACATggaggactgacatgtgggcccacatttctttttgtgtgaatgactaatgggtccacgcattttttaattctaataccacgtaagtgccacgtcatcGCCATGTGGAacgaagactcggtcaatatcgccacgtaggcgcctcgtcagcaaaaccgctgagggagtcaaattgcaccggttttaacagtttatgggtcaagatatctggttttgccgTTCCAGGTTAtgaattagattcgggtcacatttaagggagtcaaagtgaacttattcctattgaCAATGACTTGATTGCACTATCCCAGACCTGCAAGAATCTTAAAAGCATCTCACTTTGGCTGAATCCCGAACACTACAATGTTGGTGATGATATAGTTTTCCGGACAGGTTTTACCGATGGAAGTCTCAAGGCTCTCAGGATGTTGAACTCACATTTACGGGTTGTGAGCACTGGGACCCACCCAGGGGCGGACCTAGGTGGGGTGCCGGGTGGGCACCGGCATACCCAAAAGTTACAAAAAAATTTTAGGATCTACTATGCTTCAGTTGGCCTAAAAAATGGATGTGTAACTTGTTTCATCGAGAAGTAGACAGATCAAGGCCCAATTCCATGATTATCGCATAGCTCACCAAAAGATCGTATGGTGGCGTGTGCATGTGTTCCTGCTGGTGGCTCACACGGTAATCAGCAAGGCAACGAGGACTAGGAGGCTGCCCGTGGAAGAGATTAattgaaaaactgaaaaaaaaatctgaagttTCAAAATCTCTTGTCCTGCTTCTCTAGACGGCTATATTTTCGATTGAAAACTGAAATGCCAAATCAGTGAAGGCATGTTCCGTGATTTGTAGGATTAGGTCAAATTGAATCAATCAACTATGAAGAGGAGCATAAGCATTTAACTCTTTCTAACTTTCTTTATCGTACTCGTTATACATCACCAATGCTATGTCAGGTTTCCCTTCTGTGATGGTGATGAGGAAATTCAGAACTGGGAagaataatattggaagaaaatAGGAATAAATTGTAATTTGTGTTGTTCCAGTTTTATTTAGTTCCATCTAAGGATGCACTATTGGTTTAACGCCAAAATAATAACTATTTGTGCTAAACTTTTTTATTAACTAAAACCTTATTATTTATGTGTGAAGGCTTTAAGTTTGCTCGTGATATGGGCACACCCAGGATAAAAATCCTGGGTCCGCCACTGGACCCACCTGAAATAGGCTTCACACAGGAGGGACTTGTGAGTCTCGTTCAATCATGTCCAATTCGTGTTCTCATGCTAAATAGCGCCCTCTTCAATGACGATGGGATGAAGGCCCTATCCACTGCACAATTCCTGGAGACACTGAGCCTTATCGACTGCGACGAAGTAACTGATCATGGCATGCGCTTTGCTGTACATTTTCCAAGCTTGATTAACCTCACACTCCGGTATTGCTATAGCGTGAGTGATGTTGGTCTGAGCGAGCTGGTTCATGCACAAAAATTAGAGTCTCTTGTCGTTGGTGGCTGTCCTATGATCTCAGAGAAAGGTGTGCAGTGTGCTGCCAAATCAGTCTGCTACGAAGTCGAGTGCCAAAGCCTTGCCCATTATAAGAGATTGCGGTGAAGCTGTTTTGTCGTTGCTTAGAGTTCGTCATCATCGTTAACCCATCATCTTTTTGTCATGTTACTTTTCACCATCAATTTGTACTTGCTAGCACTTAATTCCTGTGGTCAGCTCTAGAGTAAGAGCGTCTTATGGTGTATTTTGGAAAGGATCCTTCCAACGAATGAATATCCTAAATGACTTACAGCACTAGTGTTCTGATGATGGTTCTGCtaattttcatattttgcaTTGAAGTTGATATCATTCAGCCTCAGGATTTTCATTTTCCACTGCTTTTGGAGTCAAAACTCCGCTACTCTCCATTGCCTTCTGATCTAATTTATTGCCGTTTTTAGCAGGAATATGATATATCAATAATCAGTCGTTGAAATTGTTCGGTATGTATGCACGTTCAATCACTTGGGATGAAGACTTTGCGCATAATGTATTTGCAGAAATTTACCTGATTCCTGCCGTGCAATAATTTTTGAGATTTAAGCAATAGATACTTTT is part of the Oryza glaberrima chromosome 4, OglaRS2, whole genome shotgun sequence genome and encodes:
- the LOC127770803 gene encoding F-box/LRR-repeat protein 14-like, whose protein sequence is MEHLSEELIIEILKRITRTSDLNSLSLVSKQLYSIDAEQRATIRLDCGLATEAFPALCSRFPNLLKVEIDYSGWTSGNGSQIDNQCLLFFSSCCTLLNDLTLSFCSNISDPGIACLTYCKKLMSLRLNSIPELTSSGLLLLAVGCKALSSVYLNDCKGIAGSTEWLEHLGANGSLEELAADTYRYDLLCESLKDLRLAHLVTEPEGPEIGLRFLLGKCKALERLCLEYVSGLIDNDLIALSQTCKNLKSISLWLNPEHYNVGDDIVFRTGFTDGSLKALRMIKILGPPLDPPEIGFTQEGLVSLVQSCPIRVLMLNSALFNDDGMKALSTAQFLETLSLIDCDEVTDHGMRFAVHFPSLINLTLRYCYSVSDVGLSELVHAQKLESLVVGGCPMISEKGVQCAAKSVCYEVECQSLAHYKRLR